A window of the Haloarcula rubripromontorii genome harbors these coding sequences:
- a CDS encoding acyl-CoA dehydrogenase family protein — translation MIDYLGLEDDLGEEERMVRDTAREFVENEVKPDVGQHWIDGTFPTDLITEMGDLGFYAPNLDGYGLPGLSETAYGLLLQELEAGDSGLRSMASVQGALVMYPIHAYGSDAQKEEWLPALGSGERVGCFGLTEPEHGSNPSAMETTAERDADGYVLNGSKTWITNAPISDLAVVWAKVTSADGDPVRGFLVETDRDGVTTNKIDEKLSLRASITGEISLQNARVPEENVLPGVEGMKGPLSCLTQARYGIAWGTVGAAMDCFETAHEYATDREQFGKPIAGYQLQQEKLAEMATQISLGQLLAHRLADLKERGDLRPEQVSMAKRNNARMAREQSRVAREMLGGNGITADYSPMRHLTNLETVYTYEGTHDIHSLIIGHDLTGIPAFE, via the coding sequence ATGATCGATTACCTCGGTCTCGAAGACGACCTCGGCGAGGAAGAGCGGATGGTCCGTGATACGGCCCGGGAGTTCGTCGAGAACGAAGTCAAGCCGGACGTCGGGCAACACTGGATCGACGGGACGTTCCCGACGGACCTCATCACCGAGATGGGCGACCTCGGGTTCTACGCCCCGAACCTCGATGGGTACGGCCTGCCGGGACTCAGCGAGACGGCGTACGGCCTCCTCCTGCAGGAACTGGAGGCTGGCGACAGCGGCCTGCGCTCGATGGCCAGCGTGCAGGGTGCCCTCGTCATGTACCCCATTCACGCCTACGGCAGCGATGCCCAGAAAGAGGAATGGCTGCCGGCACTCGGCAGCGGCGAGCGGGTGGGCTGTTTCGGTTTGACAGAGCCCGAACACGGGTCGAATCCGTCGGCGATGGAGACGACGGCCGAGCGCGACGCTGACGGCTACGTCCTGAACGGCTCGAAGACGTGGATCACGAACGCGCCCATCAGCGACCTCGCAGTGGTCTGGGCGAAGGTCACGTCCGCCGACGGCGACCCCGTGCGGGGCTTCCTCGTCGAGACGGACCGCGACGGCGTGACGACGAACAAGATCGACGAGAAGCTCTCCCTTCGGGCATCGATTACCGGCGAGATCAGCCTGCAGAACGCCCGCGTCCCCGAGGAGAACGTTCTGCCGGGTGTCGAGGGGATGAAAGGGCCGCTGTCCTGTCTCACGCAGGCCCGCTACGGCATCGCCTGGGGCACGGTCGGGGCCGCGATGGACTGTTTCGAGACCGCCCACGAGTACGCCACCGACCGCGAGCAGTTCGGGAAACCGATCGCCGGCTACCAGCTCCAGCAGGAGAAGCTCGCGGAGATGGCGACCCAGATATCGCTGGGCCAGTTGCTCGCCCACCGGCTCGCCGACCTGAAAGAACGCGGGGACCTCCGCCCGGAACAGGTGTCGATGGCAAAACGAAACAACGCCCGGATGGCCCGTGAGCAGTCGCGGGTGGCCCGCGAGATGCTCGGCGGCAACGGCATCACGGCTGATTACTCCCCCATGCGGCACCTGACGAACCTCGAAACCGTCTACACCTACGAGGGAACGCACGACATCCACTCGCTCATCATCGGCCACGACCTGACCGGCATCCCGGCCTTCGAGTAG
- a CDS encoding phosphotransferase family protein codes for MTEHSSDYYQRLVDERALEEFLTREIGPAETFDVVRHEQGHSNETLFVTWGDRELVVRRPPPGQTAETAHDVLREYRVIDALQDTAVPVPPTVAACDDQSVIGSDFYIMARVEGTVIRDEEPARFANDDARAAVGTELVDTLAAIHEVDPSAVGLSDLGRAGGYAKRQVTRWGKQLAWAFERTAESRTVPELERVGSWLQDECPDDHPETLVHGDYKLDNVMFDPGSDPDLAAVFDWEMATLGDPRADLGWLLSYWRDAKDPEPEIPDLAMEFIEAPGYLTRQDLVDRWEAQTGLTFEHERFYRTLAVYKLAALGEMFYRRYLEGNADDPFYPLMENRVPALADRAIRIIEGDEPL; via the coding sequence ATGACTGAACACAGCAGCGACTACTACCAGCGACTGGTCGACGAACGTGCGCTTGAAGAATTTCTCACAAGGGAGATAGGCCCAGCCGAGACGTTCGACGTTGTGCGCCACGAGCAGGGCCACTCCAACGAGACGCTGTTTGTCACCTGGGGCGACCGAGAGCTGGTCGTCAGGCGGCCGCCGCCGGGCCAGACCGCCGAGACGGCCCACGACGTGTTGCGGGAGTATCGCGTCATCGACGCGCTGCAGGACACAGCCGTCCCGGTCCCGCCGACGGTGGCGGCCTGTGACGATCAGTCCGTCATCGGTAGCGATTTCTACATCATGGCCCGCGTCGAAGGGACCGTCATCCGAGACGAAGAGCCGGCGCGCTTCGCGAACGACGACGCCCGGGCGGCAGTCGGGACCGAACTGGTGGACACTCTCGCGGCTATCCACGAGGTCGATCCGTCAGCTGTCGGCCTGTCCGACCTCGGCCGCGCAGGCGGGTATGCGAAGCGTCAGGTCACGCGCTGGGGGAAACAACTGGCGTGGGCGTTCGAACGGACGGCCGAGTCCCGGACCGTCCCCGAACTAGAGCGGGTCGGCTCGTGGTTACAGGACGAGTGTCCCGACGACCACCCGGAGACACTGGTGCACGGCGATTACAAGCTCGACAACGTGATGTTTGATCCCGGTTCCGACCCGGACCTCGCCGCCGTCTTCGACTGGGAGATGGCGACGCTGGGCGACCCGCGGGCCGACCTCGGCTGGCTACTCTCGTACTGGCGCGACGCCAAGGACCCCGAGCCGGAGATACCCGACCTCGCGATGGAGTTCATCGAAGCGCCGGGCTATCTGACCCGGCAAGACCTGGTCGACCGCTGGGAAGCCCAGACGGGCCTGACGTTCGAACACGAGCGGTTCTACCGGACGCTGGCCGTGTACAAGCTCGCCGCTCTCGGCGAGATGTTCTACCGCCGCTATCTGGAGGGCAACGCCGACGACCCCTTCTATCCACTGATGGAGAACCGCGTCCCGGCGCTGGCTGACCGCGCGATTCGGATTATCGAGGGCGACGAACCGCTCTAA
- a CDS encoding HAD family hydrolase produces MNERPDIEAVFWDIGGVILRMESVRAAHREFVDRLCAEYPAAAGSDAALDRWRDVLGTYFGDREGTAFRPAREGYRRAVDEILAVDPDETEWESLFRRIRDERAEPNPDAVAAIEELADAPLHQGVISDVDDDEGEQLLRTFGVWDAMDSYTASEAVGRTKPDPAMFETALGKAEVEPARAVMIGDRYEHDMHGGTQAGLLTVAYGAEDGPAVDIAFDDLRELPGWLGVSE; encoded by the coding sequence GTGAACGAGAGGCCAGACATTGAGGCCGTCTTCTGGGATATCGGGGGCGTCATCCTTCGGATGGAATCCGTCCGGGCGGCCCACCGCGAGTTTGTTGACCGCCTGTGTGCGGAGTACCCGGCAGCTGCGGGGTCCGACGCGGCCCTCGACCGATGGCGGGATGTCCTCGGAACGTACTTCGGCGACCGCGAGGGCACAGCGTTCCGACCGGCCCGCGAAGGCTACCGGCGGGCAGTCGACGAAATTCTGGCCGTAGACCCCGACGAAACCGAGTGGGAATCGCTGTTCCGGAGAATCCGCGACGAACGGGCCGAGCCCAACCCCGACGCCGTCGCGGCCATCGAGGAGCTGGCAGACGCGCCGCTCCATCAGGGCGTCATCAGCGATGTGGACGACGACGAGGGTGAGCAACTGTTGCGTACCTTCGGCGTCTGGGACGCGATGGATTCGTACACCGCTTCGGAGGCCGTCGGGCGGACCAAACCGGACCCGGCGATGTTCGAAACGGCGCTCGGAAAGGCTGAGGTCGAACCGGCACGGGCCGTGATGATCGGTGACCGCTACGAGCACGACATGCACGGCGGAACACAGGCCGGGCTGTTGACGGTCGCTTACGGGGCCGAGGATGGACCCGCCGTGGATATCGCGTTCGACGACCTCCGCGAGTTGCCGGGCTGGCTCGGCGTCTCGGAGTGA
- a CDS encoding aldehyde dehydrogenase family protein, with amino-acid sequence MSQPDSQTAWSQLYIDGEWRDAEASETIPVTNPATGEKLAAVPAGTVGDINDAYQAADAAQSDWAALSREERNEYVQSMIGVMQDRLDEIVELLATESGSVQAKATAEANFAMADFQSALEMVPPEEEVRDSMYHEDKDHHIVREPAGVVGIISPWNFPLHLTTRALGPALALGNTVVIKPATDTPITGGLLLADIAEEAGLPDGVVNVVTGHGSDIGDRMAGHPTARVMSFTGSTAVGRSVASQAGDALALPALELGGNGPFVVTEDADIEAAAKAGSVGAFGHQGQVCISINRHLVHEAVYDEYVEKLVEHAESLTIGNPLDEDVEFGPIINESQVEQLTSFIEQTVDAGATLETGGEVEDLFLEPTVLSECTNDMSAACNEHFGPVAPVIPFESDEEAVELANDTEYGLAAGVYSGDIEHGRTIADQIDAGMVHVNDHPIQDEPNAPFGGMKNSGLGRYNGEWIMDELTETKWISVQHEERDYQLL; translated from the coding sequence ATGTCACAACCAGATAGCCAGACGGCGTGGAGCCAACTGTACATCGACGGTGAGTGGCGCGACGCCGAAGCATCTGAGACGATTCCGGTGACTAACCCCGCGACAGGCGAGAAACTCGCGGCGGTACCCGCCGGGACGGTGGGGGATATCAACGATGCCTATCAGGCCGCCGACGCGGCCCAGTCCGACTGGGCGGCGCTGTCGCGCGAGGAGCGCAACGAGTACGTCCAGTCGATGATCGGGGTGATGCAGGACCGACTCGACGAAATCGTCGAACTACTTGCGACGGAGTCAGGCAGTGTTCAGGCCAAAGCAACTGCCGAGGCCAACTTCGCCATGGCGGATTTCCAGAGCGCACTGGAGATGGTCCCGCCGGAAGAGGAGGTCCGTGATTCGATGTATCACGAGGACAAAGACCATCACATCGTCCGCGAGCCCGCCGGCGTCGTCGGGATTATCTCCCCGTGGAACTTCCCGCTCCATCTCACGACGCGGGCGCTCGGCCCAGCGCTCGCGCTGGGGAACACCGTCGTTATCAAGCCCGCGACGGATACGCCGATAACCGGCGGACTCCTGCTGGCCGACATCGCCGAGGAGGCTGGCCTCCCGGACGGCGTCGTCAACGTCGTCACGGGCCACGGCTCCGACATCGGCGACCGAATGGCCGGCCATCCGACCGCCCGCGTGATGTCGTTCACCGGGTCGACGGCAGTCGGCAGGTCCGTGGCCAGTCAGGCCGGGGATGCGCTTGCCCTCCCGGCGCTTGAACTCGGTGGCAACGGACCGTTCGTCGTCACCGAGGACGCCGACATCGAGGCGGCCGCCAAGGCCGGCTCCGTCGGCGCGTTCGGCCATCAGGGACAGGTGTGTATCTCGATCAACCGCCACCTCGTCCATGAGGCCGTCTACGACGAGTACGTCGAGAAGCTCGTCGAGCACGCGGAGTCGCTGACTATCGGGAACCCACTCGACGAAGACGTGGAGTTCGGCCCGATCATCAACGAGAGTCAGGTCGAACAGCTCACCTCGTTCATCGAGCAGACCGTCGACGCCGGCGCGACGCTTGAGACGGGCGGCGAGGTGGAGGATCTATTCCTCGAACCGACCGTCCTCTCGGAGTGTACCAACGACATGTCCGCGGCGTGCAACGAACACTTCGGCCCCGTCGCTCCGGTCATCCCGTTCGAGTCCGACGAGGAAGCCGTCGAACTCGCCAACGACACCGAGTACGGCCTCGCCGCGGGCGTGTACAGCGGTGATATCGAACACGGCCGGACCATCGCCGACCAGATCGACGCCGGGATGGTCCATGTCAACGACCACCCGATTCAGGACGAACCCAACGCCCCGTTCGGCGGGATGAAAAACTCCGGCCTCGGCCGGTACAACGGCGAGTGGATCATGGACGAACTGACCGAGACCAAGTGGATATCCGTCCAGCACGAAGAGCGCGACTACCAGCTGCTCTGA
- a CDS encoding acyl-CoA dehydrogenase family protein: MISFTDSEAATALAERARALMDEVVIPRERELAGGTTISDATVRDLRAAAREYDVYAPQISEAHGGMGYDFRDVLPTFEEAGRSLLGPIAMRVDAPDEGNMHLLEMQGTALQKSEYLDPLVEGEIQSGFAMTEPMQGAGSDPKMIRTTAEKDGDEWVIDGHKWWTTGGVDADILLVFARTDEDVHPYQGCSVFIVPADADGVDIVRNVPHMGSQGDPKGHAEIEFNGVRVPEEHLLGEEGNGFQHVQQRLGPARLTHCMRFSGMAERALSIAKAYTTERQAFGDSVADKQHVRFEIAEQETQIQAARALVRAAADAIAAGNEARVEVSMSKVFAARATQDAIDTAVQFCGGNGIGRDLPLADFYELVRTFRIVDGADEVHLRTIAREAFEDVDSEELQPVRRYRE; the protein is encoded by the coding sequence ATGATATCGTTCACCGATTCCGAGGCCGCGACTGCGCTTGCCGAGCGCGCCAGAGCGTTGATGGACGAGGTCGTCATCCCGCGAGAGCGCGAACTCGCGGGTGGGACGACGATCTCCGACGCAACAGTTCGCGACCTCCGCGCTGCCGCACGGGAGTACGACGTGTACGCCCCGCAAATTTCCGAAGCACACGGCGGCATGGGCTATGACTTCCGGGACGTGTTGCCGACGTTCGAGGAAGCGGGCCGAAGCCTCCTTGGTCCGATTGCGATGCGTGTTGACGCGCCCGACGAAGGCAATATGCACCTGCTGGAGATGCAGGGGACGGCGCTCCAGAAATCGGAGTACCTCGACCCACTCGTCGAGGGCGAGATACAGTCGGGCTTTGCGATGACTGAGCCGATGCAGGGCGCAGGCTCCGACCCGAAGATGATTCGAACCACCGCAGAGAAAGACGGCGACGAGTGGGTCATCGACGGCCACAAGTGGTGGACGACCGGCGGCGTCGACGCCGATATCCTGCTCGTCTTCGCTCGGACGGACGAGGACGTACATCCGTATCAGGGGTGTTCAGTGTTCATCGTCCCGGCGGACGCCGACGGCGTGGACATCGTTCGAAACGTCCCGCATATGGGCAGCCAGGGCGACCCGAAGGGCCACGCCGAGATCGAGTTCAACGGCGTTCGCGTCCCCGAGGAGCACCTGCTCGGCGAGGAAGGTAACGGCTTCCAGCACGTCCAGCAACGGCTCGGCCCGGCGCGGCTCACCCACTGTATGCGGTTCTCGGGGATGGCCGAACGGGCGCTGTCCATCGCCAAAGCCTACACTACCGAACGGCAGGCCTTCGGCGACTCCGTGGCCGACAAACAGCACGTCCGGTTTGAAATCGCCGAGCAGGAGACACAGATTCAGGCCGCACGGGCGCTGGTCCGGGCCGCCGCGGACGCCATCGCCGCCGGCAATGAAGCCCGTGTCGAGGTGTCGATGAGCAAGGTGTTCGCCGCCCGGGCGACGCAGGACGCCATCGACACCGCCGTCCAGTTCTGTGGCGGCAACGGCATCGGCCGGGACCTCCCGCTTGCGGACTTCTATGAACTGGTCAGGACGTTCCGCATCGTCGACGGGGCCGATGAGGTCCACCTCCGGACCATCGCCCGGGAGGCCTTCGAGGACGTGGACAGCGAGGAACTGCAACCGGTGCGGCGCTACCGCGAGTAA
- a CDS encoding long-chain-fatty-acid--CoA ligase produces MPGGAPLNLRSFLWRGENVFPDSEIVSRTHQGIHRYTIAEYAERVRKLASALEQAGIERGDRVGTFAWNNHWHQEAYYGVACMGAQVHMINLLLPDEHIQHIVADAEDEMLIVDPVMLEKLEAAYDEEAFASVEQYIVMGDTVPETSLEPVVDYESFIADGDPDYSFPQLPEDQPAGMCYTSGTTGKPKGVEYTQKMYWTQVMSLMTSQAGIKTDDVELTYVPMFHVSGWCRPFTTIAAGAKTVLPGPNPSAEDLAKLIEEEDVTVSAAVPTVFMDLLEYARESDVDFSSVRYFTSGGSATPRSLMEDYKQEFDVDLISGYGMTETSPVTHAYEPKPGMTDLPEEELFDLRSHSAGLPIAGLEFKVVNTDGEEVPWDGESLGELWMRGPWVTQEYYNAPDATEQAVTDDGWFKTGDIVRVSPEGYVDVVDRMDDLVKSGGEWIASVEVENAVMGHDEVVEAAVVPVPHERWDERPAAFVVTRDAVSDEAALRREIKDLVAESYPSWWVPDAIRLVDEIPKGATGKFSKQTLRDEYVDESIIETVAENAPAT; encoded by the coding sequence ATGCCAGGTGGTGCACCACTCAACCTCCGGTCGTTCCTGTGGCGTGGCGAGAACGTGTTCCCCGACAGCGAAATCGTTTCGCGGACGCATCAGGGGATTCACCGATACACGATAGCGGAGTACGCCGAACGCGTACGGAAGCTCGCCTCTGCCCTCGAACAGGCAGGTATCGAACGCGGGGACAGAGTCGGGACGTTCGCCTGGAACAACCACTGGCATCAGGAGGCCTACTACGGCGTCGCCTGCATGGGCGCACAGGTCCACATGATCAACCTCCTCCTGCCCGACGAGCACATCCAGCACATCGTGGCCGACGCCGAGGACGAGATGCTCATCGTCGACCCCGTCATGCTGGAGAAGCTCGAAGCGGCGTACGACGAGGAGGCGTTCGCCTCTGTGGAGCAGTACATCGTGATGGGCGACACCGTCCCCGAAACGTCGCTGGAGCCGGTCGTCGACTACGAATCGTTCATCGCCGACGGCGACCCCGACTACTCCTTCCCGCAACTGCCCGAGGACCAGCCCGCGGGGATGTGCTACACGTCCGGGACAACAGGGAAGCCGAAAGGTGTCGAGTACACCCAGAAAATGTACTGGACACAGGTCATGTCGCTGATGACTAGCCAGGCCGGTATCAAGACCGACGACGTAGAGCTGACGTACGTTCCGATGTTCCACGTCAGCGGCTGGTGTCGCCCGTTCACGACCATCGCCGCCGGAGCCAAGACGGTCCTCCCCGGACCGAACCCGTCAGCCGAGGACCTGGCGAAGCTGATCGAGGAAGAGGACGTGACCGTCTCCGCAGCGGTCCCGACCGTCTTCATGGACCTGCTTGAGTACGCCCGGGAGTCCGACGTGGACTTCTCCTCGGTTCGGTACTTCACCAGTGGCGGGTCCGCGACGCCGCGGTCCCTGATGGAAGACTACAAGCAGGAGTTCGATGTGGACCTCATCTCCGGCTACGGCATGACCGAAACGTCGCCGGTCACCCACGCCTACGAGCCCAAGCCCGGAATGACGGACCTGCCGGAAGAGGAACTGTTCGACCTGCGGAGCCACTCCGCGGGCCTGCCGATTGCCGGGCTGGAGTTCAAAGTCGTCAACACTGACGGCGAGGAAGTGCCCTGGGACGGCGAGTCGCTGGGCGAACTCTGGATGCGCGGCCCGTGGGTCACACAGGAGTACTACAACGCTCCCGACGCGACCGAACAGGCCGTCACCGACGACGGTTGGTTCAAGACCGGTGACATCGTGCGGGTGAGTCCGGAGGGGTACGTCGACGTGGTCGACCGGATGGACGACCTGGTCAAGAGCGGCGGCGAGTGGATAGCGAGCGTCGAGGTCGAAAACGCTGTTATGGGTCACGACGAGGTCGTCGAAGCCGCAGTTGTCCCGGTCCCCCACGAGCGGTGGGACGAGCGTCCCGCCGCGTTCGTCGTCACACGCGATGCTGTATCCGACGAAGCCGCGTTGCGCCGGGAGATCAAAGACCTCGTCGCCGAGTCGTACCCGTCGTGGTGGGTCCCCGACGCTATCCGTCTGGTCGACGAGATCCCCAAGGGTGCGACCGGTAAGTTCTCCAAGCAGACGCTCCGTGACGAGTACGTCGACGAGTCGATCATCGAAACTGTCGCCGAGAACGCCCCGGCGACGTAA
- a CDS encoding enoyl-CoA hydratase/isomerase family protein produces MSESVLLSIDDGIATLTLNEPETRNALTQPVYDALERHLDTIETASDVRCVVIEGTGKSFSAGGDIEGMSERLTNDDPTDDAVSELARRTRDTIARVVALPVPTVAKVDGSAVGAGANLAIACDIQLASESASIGFVFRQVGLSVDAGTSYLLPRIVGTNVAKELVFTGEILDAERATELGLFNHVYDAEAFESEVEATVSRIANGPTVALRHSKRLLQDGLEKSFGRAQRDEATAQGIVFETADHEEGVEAFLTDRRPEFVGR; encoded by the coding sequence ATGAGCGAGTCCGTACTGCTCTCCATCGACGACGGCATCGCCACGCTGACGCTGAACGAACCGGAGACGCGGAACGCACTCACACAGCCCGTATACGACGCGCTGGAGCGCCACCTCGATACCATCGAGACGGCGTCCGATGTCCGGTGTGTCGTCATCGAGGGGACCGGCAAGTCGTTCTCGGCCGGCGGCGACATCGAGGGGATGAGCGAGCGGCTCACGAACGATGACCCGACCGACGACGCCGTCAGCGAACTGGCCCGCCGGACCCGGGACACCATCGCCAGAGTCGTTGCACTGCCGGTTCCGACCGTCGCGAAGGTCGACGGGTCGGCCGTCGGGGCCGGCGCGAACCTCGCTATCGCCTGTGATATCCAGCTGGCGAGCGAGTCGGCCAGTATCGGCTTCGTGTTCCGGCAGGTCGGCCTCAGCGTCGACGCCGGCACGTCGTATCTGCTCCCACGAATCGTCGGGACCAACGTCGCGAAAGAACTCGTGTTCACCGGCGAGATTCTCGACGCAGAGCGAGCCACGGAGCTGGGTCTGTTCAATCACGTCTACGACGCCGAGGCGTTCGAGTCCGAGGTCGAGGCGACTGTCAGCCGCATTGCCAATGGACCAACCGTTGCCCTCCGGCACTCGAAACGGCTGCTTCAGGACGGGCTGGAGAAGTCCTTCGGCCGCGCACAGCGCGACGAAGCGACGGCTCAGGGCATCGTCTTCGAGACCGCCGACCACGAGGAGGGGGTCGAGGCGTTTCTGACCGACCGCCGGCCGGAGTTCGTTGGACGGTGA
- a CDS encoding zinc-dependent alcohol dehydrogenase family protein, with product MRAAVIEEHGEPLTIQDVPYPEPQPDQVVIETEACGVCRSDWHAWQGDWEWFGIQTGPGQILGHEPAGVVADVGADVEQFSEGDRVTVPFHLGDGSCQYCQRGHANICETSMPLGFLDAAPGAFAEAFPVREADFNCVTLPDAVDFTEMAGLGCRFMTAYHALTDRADLRPGDAVAIHGCGGVGLSAVHIADALGAEPIAVDVQEGKLDRARALGAAATINAAETDNVPGEVHAVTDGGADVALDALGIAETCRNAVQSLGKQGTHVQVGLTTDEEAGDISLPVDTMTLQEIDFHGSYGMPPIRYDELFRLIDAGTLDPSKIVGETLALDDVPNTLASMSEYETVGIPVIDEF from the coding sequence ATGCGAGCCGCTGTCATTGAGGAGCACGGCGAACCGCTTACGATTCAGGACGTGCCCTATCCGGAGCCCCAGCCGGATCAGGTCGTCATCGAGACCGAGGCCTGCGGCGTCTGCCGGAGTGACTGGCACGCTTGGCAGGGGGACTGGGAGTGGTTCGGCATCCAGACCGGTCCCGGACAGATTCTGGGTCACGAGCCGGCCGGTGTCGTCGCCGACGTGGGCGCGGATGTCGAACAGTTCTCCGAAGGAGACCGCGTCACGGTCCCGTTTCACCTCGGCGACGGGTCGTGTCAGTACTGCCAGCGCGGGCACGCGAACATCTGCGAGACATCGATGCCGCTTGGCTTCCTCGACGCCGCACCGGGAGCGTTCGCCGAGGCGTTTCCCGTCCGCGAGGCAGATTTTAACTGCGTCACACTACCGGACGCCGTCGACTTCACCGAGATGGCCGGCCTCGGCTGTCGGTTCATGACGGCGTACCACGCGCTGACCGACCGGGCGGACCTCAGGCCGGGCGACGCCGTCGCGATTCACGGCTGTGGCGGCGTTGGACTGTCGGCGGTCCACATCGCCGATGCGCTGGGGGCCGAACCGATTGCGGTCGACGTACAGGAGGGCAAACTCGACCGGGCGCGGGCGCTCGGTGCGGCGGCGACCATCAACGCCGCCGAGACGGACAACGTCCCCGGCGAGGTCCATGCTGTCACGGACGGCGGGGCCGACGTGGCACTCGACGCGCTGGGTATCGCCGAGACGTGTCGCAACGCCGTGCAGTCGCTGGGCAAGCAGGGGACCCATGTCCAAGTCGGCCTTACCACCGACGAGGAGGCCGGAGATATCTCCCTGCCGGTGGACACGATGACCCTACAGGAGATCGATTTCCACGGCTCCTACGGGATGCCGCCGATCCGCTACGACGAACTGTTCCGGCTCATCGACGCCGGGACGCTCGACCCCTCGAAGATCGTCGGGGAGACGCTCGCCCTCGATGACGTGCCGAACACGCTTGCCTCGATGAGCGAGTACGAGACGGTCGGTATCCCCGTCATCGACGAGTTCTGA
- a CDS encoding IclR family transcriptional regulator: MLGNRNGTSEVSTTRTSFEILALIRDAGGATIADIRAETDLAKSTVYRHLRTLHDMNYLVEEGGEYRLSLRFLQLSEPPRIRRPGYLVAKQKVIELAIETDERSLFLVEEGFEGVYLHRAGGRNPLQSDTMIGKRRPLHALAAGKAILAEWPDERIDAFVETAGLDGLTANTITDRDALVEELEQVREQGYATNMAEHMEGLRAAGVPVYNHEDDLIGALSVFGPSGRVSRDDIESAYPDLLERKASELKIDLTYD, translated from the coding sequence ATGCTCGGGAACAGGAACGGCACGTCCGAGGTGTCGACGACCCGGACGTCGTTCGAGATTCTGGCGCTGATTCGGGACGCGGGAGGCGCGACAATCGCAGACATCCGGGCAGAGACGGATCTGGCCAAGAGTACGGTGTATCGACACCTCAGGACGCTGCACGACATGAACTATCTCGTCGAGGAAGGCGGGGAATACCGGCTTTCGTTGCGGTTTCTGCAACTCAGCGAACCGCCGCGGATACGGCGACCGGGCTATCTCGTCGCCAAGCAGAAAGTCATCGAGCTGGCGATAGAAACCGACGAGCGGTCGCTGTTTCTGGTCGAGGAGGGGTTCGAGGGCGTGTATCTGCACCGGGCCGGCGGCCGGAATCCGCTCCAGAGCGACACGATGATCGGCAAACGCAGGCCACTGCACGCACTTGCCGCGGGGAAAGCCATTCTCGCGGAGTGGCCCGACGAACGCATCGATGCGTTCGTCGAAACCGCGGGCCTCGACGGACTGACGGCGAACACGATTACCGACCGGGACGCACTGGTCGAGGAACTCGAACAGGTCCGCGAGCAGGGCTATGCGACCAACATGGCCGAACACATGGAGGGGCTGCGGGCGGCGGGCGTGCCGGTGTACAACCACGAGGACGACCTCATCGGCGCGTTGAGCGTCTTCGGCCCGAGCGGCCGGGTGAGCCGGGACGACATCGAATCGGCGTACCCCGACCTGCTGGAACGGAAAGCCAGCGAACTGAAGATAGACCTCACGTACGATTGA